The segment GGCAGCGCGTTTTTCGGTGTCTCGCCCCACGGTTTCCCGGTCGCTGGCGATCCTTGAGCAAAAGCGGCTGGTACAAGCCGCGTCCCACCCTGAAGATGCCCGGCGGGTGCTGTTTTCGCTTAGCCGCCAGGGAAAAAAGCTGGTGGCATCCCTGGGGGCTGGGTTGCAACCGTTGCTCGCTGGGGTGGAGGCCCTTACACCGGCCCAACAAGCGGCTCTGTGGGAGGGTCTTCTGGCCGTTTTGGGTCAGTGGGAGCGGTTGGGGCTCATGAGCGCGGCGCGAACCTGCCCCACCTGTCGCTTTTTCCGTCGGGAACCGGGAAAGCCGCAGGCGTTTTGCGAGCTTTTGGCACGTCCCCTCACCGTCGAGCAGCTGCGCCTGGACTGCCCGGAGCATCAGGCCATGCAGGAGACCGGGTAAACCAAATCCTCATGGGGCTTCGTCGA is part of the Thermoanaerobaculum aquaticum genome and harbors:
- a CDS encoding MarR family winged helix-turn-helix transcriptional regulator encodes the protein MGAPFFPLGQQHERLPAKVVAALERLGHVLVAVHGRAGMEAGLTSLQVFLLMELSGQVKLGVRELAARFSVSRPTVSRSLAILEQKRLVQAASHPEDARRVLFSLSRQGKKLVASLGAGLQPLLAGVEALTPAQQAALWEGLLAVLGQWERLGLMSAARTCPTCRFFRREPGKPQAFCELLARPLTVEQLRLDCPEHQAMQETG